The genomic region GGAGTTTAAGGGTTATTAGGGGTTATTAGGGGTTATTAGGGGTAGTTAGGCAATTAAGGGtatagtacactccataagGGTAtaattagctccctttccctattacactccatagctgtagttagctccctttcgAGGACTAGTAAAAGTGTtatttagctccctttcccggaGTACCAAaagtgtaaaattagctccctttccggaGTACCAAAAgtgtaaaattagtatCCTTTCCAGGAGTAGTACTATTACTCCTTAATACTctagtactactaatacccttagataccccttaactaccctttaactacctactactgtgtgaccaagcaccgtaactaaGTACTATAAATTACCTTGATTTTGTATtgtttgtttaatataatttcgaaaattatgaatattataatttgaaGATAATCTTGTAAAACAAGTATCAAATGGATAAGAGAATAAATGTGAAAAAGTACAAATAGTAAGAGATTccaaatattttttaaaataatcacttttagttttatttgttatagaatttgtaattatataaattccTGGAAATATTATACCAGATAATATATGTAATGTTGTACCCTTCCATAATCCATAAATTCCATATCTATTATATGTTCCTAttacatatattattaccaaCTAACTAATTACTTAGTAATCTcactaatagtactactaGACTACTGTACTATATACTTACTACTAGACTACTGTACTATATACTTACTACTAGACTACTGTACTATATACTTACTACTAGACTACTGTACTATATACTTACTACTAGACTACTGTACTATATACTTACTACTAGACTACTGTACTATATACTTACTACTAGACTACTGTACTATATACTTACTACTAGACTACTGTACTATATACTTACTACTAGACTACTGTACTATATACTTACTACTAGACTACTGTACTATATACTTACTACTAGACTACTGTACTATATACTTACTACTAGACTACTGATTATTAAGAATAAGGAATATGTGGAATATAAGTATTATTAcctttaaaaatattaattggagttaaattattaatattgaataattgtTTGAATTTATTGGAATTAATTTGACAAATTAATGAAGATCTTATAAAAGgtgataatattaaacgTTGTGTAGTTATTGGTATTATATGTGATATATATTGAGTTAATTGTAATCTTGTATCTGTTACtctttttttatttctttttatatttatactatttaatctttcttttaatttttcatattgTAACATTTTTTTtccaatatattaataataatttaattttaattattttctaataacaccatacacatttaataattttatttttctataatttttaatattttaatattttaatattttaattaatttaattagaatgaataataaaaacgAATTTTCttatagaatattattaatttttatacacattatttttgtattgGTTATATTATCTTCTggtaaatatattattattattattttataggTTCATTAACTggattatattattttaaaccATTTATACATGTTGGATTAAAGTATCCACAagaacaaataaatatttggaatataacattatctgatacaaatttaattttaactggtggtaattttaaaactaatatCGCCTTTTATAATACTTCCATCTTTCCTATCACTTATGAACCACAACAAGTTGatttattctattatcCAATTGGTGAACAACCATCTTGCATGTTATTACATTCAAGTATTATACAttagttacggtgcttgctccaacagTAGTAGTTAGATAGTCCTAATTAgtcttaagtagttaaaGGGTATTTGAGGCCTATTAGGCACTTAAGGCCTATTAAGGGTTATTAGGAGTATTTATAGGTAGTTAGAGGTACATAAGGGTTATTATAGGTACTTAAGGTGTATTAGGTACTATTAACCCTATTAGTAGTTACGAGTTAACAGTATTAGTTACGAGTTAACAGTATTAGTTACGAGTTAACAGTATTAGTTAAGAGTTAACAGTAatctaagggtattttatgagtagttaagtagttaaggctaTCTAAGACTACATAGGCCTAATTAAGGGCTAATTAAGGGCttttaaggctattaggtagttaagggctATTTAGCTATTTTAGCCTATTAATACTAGTAGGTACAGTAGGTATACTAAGGCTATTTAGCTATTTAAGGGCAataggtagttaaggagtattaggtagttaaggagtagtTAAAGGGTATTTAAGGAGTATATACTTGTGATTAGGTGATTATCATTTTGATCCAATGAGTGATAGTTGTAGTATAtcaaaaatttataatactattaatcaaaataatgattcatttttcaaaatcaGTGATCttaaagttaatttataCACACTCTTAGTCCTTACAACAGTTATTCTATACTCTAGACAGTCCATAcaatagttatataccccttacggggtTTCTTACTTAGGgtagttaattattattaccCTTAGTCCATACAGTAGCTAATTTATACTCTAGACAgctaatttatataccgTTAGTCCTTACAACAGTTAATCTATACACACTAGACAGTCCATACAACAGTTAATCTATACACACTAGACAGTTCTTACAACAGCTAATTTATACTCTAGACAGTCAATTTATATACCCTTAGTCCTTACAGTAgctaatttatatacccTTAGTCCTTACAGTAgctaatttatatacccCTAGTCCCTAGGGGAAGTGAATAATTGGATAGATAACAATGGGTTCAAGTGGATGGGATTTTAGTATACCgaaatataaagaattgATATGGAATATTGGATTTGAAGTACCTTATGAAGATTTGAGTAGTATAAAACGGATATATATGGATTGTGTCAAGTTTAATCGtgtattattttcaatactTTTAAAAGGAAATgtacttaattatttattcatgAGGAAAGAAATTGATACTAcatttgaattattaattccaATGGAATGTTCTATTGATCCCAATATACACAATTTATTCCATTCACATAATGCACCAAATCATtccattattttcaataatctTAAACATActtcttttaaattttaatttatcaaataatttatataattttacattatttagaatattttGTGGAAATTTGTGTTATTTACTGGAATTTGtgtataatttgtaatattcaGTGAAAATTGTTTGTTATTTGGTTGGTATATACGGATGGATGAATTATTATGTGTATGGAATAGTATATTTTCAGAATCAAATGAATATACATTTGgttataatgaaaaattatataatttattaataacacaagaatatacaaattatataaattcatctaaaaatataaattcatctaaaaatataaatccAACTAAagatataaattcatttaatgatataaaaccatatagttttaaacaaatattacaaattatacttaataataatgatcctgaaattaatataatacttaatacattttttaatttaagaGAATATCTTATTGTATCctcaataattaaatttaattaaaattattaattaattaattaattaattatgattaaattagttttttAGAATAgttttaatgaaataatgATAGAAAATGGATTtgaagaattattaaaagattcaataaaattaataatagttGATGCATTTAATCgtaaattaaaacaaatgaATATAGATTTTACAccaatattaattgatgTTACGGGtgttaaaaatattgaacaatttcttcaaataattaaagaaattaaattattaattaatcaaattaataatataaataataatattaatataaaacaaaatattattaataatgtaatattataacTAGACTAGAGTAGACTAGGCTAGACTAAGACTAGATTAAGATTTAGATTTAGATTAAGATTAGCTTAGATTGTTGTAATTGAATGTTtagataaaattagaaagaaatttaattgaagaagaattattaaaatatcaatacaattaattaatattaataattatcaacGATTTAATGTGATGTgtagaatatatatattaaattaatatatattgaaaattataatattaatatattaatataatatagtatatataatcatttttattaatatttattaatatttatttatatattaaaaattattttattaattcccCATCCAGATGGGGTCTgttgttttaaataattatttaattacaatattatattccatttcattatattcattattataaattaatttaattagaaaTCGGATGTAATTAGAGatttaatagaatttaTGTGATGTGATTAGAATACAATTTGAttagaatataattaatgagtaatattgtaaaatgAATAGGAATAGGAATATTAGATCGAGTTTAGATAATTCTTATACTCCTCGACAGAATTATCTTAATGATGAATCTAATGAAcgtaattttaaattaaatacacGTTCAcgtaataattttaattctttcaataatagaattaataatcGTGATACCAGAGATACCAGAGAAGTAAGGGATACTAGAGATACTAAGGAATTCACAAGAGATACTAAAGATTATGATAATGACAATTTCAGAGACTCTAGAGATACCCTAAGAGATACTAGAGAACCTACTAGGGATCTAAGAGATCCCCTTAGAAGTAGAGATACTATGGAAACTAGAGATAGAGATATAAGAAATGTTAAAAGAGATTATGATACAATTACATATCAAAATTCAAAAGATTCTACACAATTCAATTATTCCAATAGAATTAATACTCCAAGAGATGGTAGAGACAGTAGGGATAGTAAGGAGTTTACTAGAGATAGGGATACTGTGGATACTAGGGACTCTAAGGAATACATTAGGGATACTAAGGAATTTACTAGGGATACTCCTAGAGATACACTTAGGGAAACTATGGATACTAGAGATAATTTGGATACTAGAGATAGAGAAGTAAGGGATTCTAGAGACACTAGAGATACTCTTAGAGACACTATGGATAATAGGGATTCTAGGGATTATGATGACAATTTCCGAGACACTCCTAGAGATACACTTAGGGATACTAGGGATACTAGAGATACTATGGATACTAGATATGATAGAATAGGTCCGTATGAACGTAGAAATCAACCATATCAATCAAATAATGGAAATTTAAGAAATTCTGGACCTATACGTAAATCCAATATTACATATAACCGTTACCAGAACAACAGGTACAATCCCAATTTCAACCCTAATAACAGGTACAACCCTAATAACCGCTATAACCCAAATTATAACCCTAATTACAATCCTAATAACAGGTATAACCCTAACTACAATCCTAACAACAGATTTAACCCAAATTATAACCCAAATAACAGGTACAATCCCAATTATCAGAATAACCGTTATAACCCAAATTATCAAAACAACCGTAATGATCCAAATAACCGTTATGACACCAGATATGATAATAGATACACAGATTCCCGTAATGACACTAGGTATACGGATCGTAATGACCGTTATGACACTAGAGATATGAGGGATACTAGAGACTATACTATGGACATGAGGGATAATATGGATACTAGAGATGATAGAAGATATACTGATAACCGTTATGACAACAGATACTCTAATGATAATCGGTATACAGACCGTAATTATCCTAATGACCGCTATGATACCAGATATACTGACCGTAGTGATCCAAATAACCGTTATCCAAATGACCGCTATGACAACAGGTATACTAATGACACTAGATATACCGACTCCCGTAATGACAATCGGTACACAGACCGTACAGACCGTACAGACCGTACAGACCGCACCGAACGTTATGACCGTACTGAACGTTATGACCGTAATGATACTAGATATGACCGTAATGATATGGAATTGAGAAATATGGAAGatataaatgtaataaGAAATAAAGAGAGAATACATAGAACGAAGATATTTATAGGAAATTTATCAGGTGATGTGACTCAAGAGGAGTTGACtgataaattttcatcatttggTCCAATTAATCGTATAGACTTTAGGCGTAAATTTGCATTTATAGATTATGTACGTTCGAAAGATGCTGATGCGGCTATTAGAGATATGCATAATAAGTTTATTTGGGGTTCATATCTTAAGGTCCAACCTCACATTGATCAGAATAAACGTTTATCATCAAGAGATCCTAAACCATCATTTCAAATTACTGTATCAAATTTAGATCAAAGTGTAAGTTGGCAAGATCTTAAAGATTTTGGACGTCAAGCTGGTGATGTACATTATACatctataattattaaaggTGATAAACGATT from Theileria annulata chromosome 1, complete sequence, *** SEQUENCING IN PROGRESS *** harbors:
- a CDS encoding uncharacterized protein (SMART 2 RRM (SM0360) at aa 536-601, E()=4.49e-17 and 620-689, E()=1.91e-11); amino-acid sequence: MNRNRNIRSSLDNSYTPRQNYLNDESNERNFKLNTRSRNNFNSFNNRINNRDTRDTREVRDTRDTKEFTRDTKDYDNDNFRDSRDTLRDTREPTRDLRDPLRSRDTMETRDRDIRNVKRDYDTITYQNSKDSTQFNYSNRINTPRDGRDSRDSKEFTRDRDTVDTRDSKEYIRDTKEFTRDTPRDTLRETMDTRDNLDTRDREVRDSRDTRDTLRDTMDNRDSRDYDDNFRDTPRDTLRDTRDTRDTMDTRYDRIGPYERRNQPYQSNNGNLRNSGPIRKSNITYNRYQNNRYNPNFNPNNRYNPNNRYNPNYNPNYNPNNRYNPNYNPNNRFNPNYNPNNRYNPNYQNNRYNPNYQNNRNDPNNRYDTRYDNRYTDSRNDTRYTDRNDRYDTRDMRDTRDYTMDMRDNMDTRDDRRYTDNRYDNRYSNDNRYTDRNYPNDRYDTRYTDRSDPNNRYPNDRYDNRYTNDTRYTDSRNDNRYTDRTDRTDRTDRTERYDRTERYDRNDTRYDRNDMELRNMEDINVIRNKERIHRTKIFIGNLSGDVTQEELTDKFSSFGPINRIDFRRKFAFIDYVRSKDADAAIRDMHNKFIWGSYLKVQPHIDQNKRLSSRDPKPSFQITVSNLDQSVSWQDLKDFGRQAGDVHYTSIIIKGDKRFGLIEYTNEQSVQKAMNELNGQKIVDNILELTHIPMSEFFKKLGYNDSIESHIIDDDIQLYVTVTGPTPAPKGAS
- a CDS encoding uncharacterized protein (SMART 2 transmembrane domains at aa 95-117 and 179-201;~2 probable transmembrane helices predicted for TA09725 by TMHMM2.0 at aa 95-117 and 179-201); this translates as MLQYEKLKERLNSINIKRNKKRVTDTRLQLTQYISHIIPITTQRLILSPFIRSSLICQINSNKFKQLFNINNLTPINIFKGTYNRYGIYGLWKGTTLHILSGIIFPGIYIITNSITNKTKSDYFKKYLESLTICTFSHLFSYPFDTCFTRLSSNYNIHNFRNYIKQTIQNQVIKSNMNIGIRNLYSGFLLCLISTSTHLMITLPLNEQIQYKIIENINEEISKNVILKSNIKSLNPIEMKPVELYPFNLIFATVTSFISKTITYPIDTLKVKYQYSSKNGYKDFFTHIKVNFINLINFFREMVDLVYVNYIVDLV
- a CDS encoding uncharacterized protein (Tap465h02.q1ca.C.cand.6 - score = 7.21); the encoded protein is MDELLCVWNSIFSESNEYTFGYNEKLYNLLITQEYTNYINSSKNINSSKNINPTKDINSFNDIKPYSFKQILQIILNNNDPEINIILNTFFNLREYLINSFNEIMIENGFEELLKDSIKLIIVDAFNRKLKQMNIDFTPILIDVTGVKNIEQFLQIIKEIKLLINQINNINNNINIKQNIINNVIL
- a CDS encoding uncharacterized protein (Tap465h02.q1ca.C.cand.5 - score = 9.33;~1 probable transmembrane helix predicted for TA09720 by TMHMM2.0 at aa 13-35;~Signal anchor predicted for TA09720 by SignalP 2.0 HMM (Signal peptide probability 0.069, signal anchor probability 0.925) with cleavage site probability 0.033 between residues 28 and 29) — encoded protein: MNNKNEFSYRILLIFIHIIFVLVILSSGSLTGLYYFKPFIHVGLKYPQEQINIWNITLSDTNLILTGGNFKTNIAFYNTSIFPITYEPQQVDLFYYPIGEQPSCMLLHSSDYHFDPMSDSCSISKIYNTINQNNDSFFKISDLKITMGSSGWDFSIPKYKELIWNIGFEVPYEDLSSIKRIYMDCVKFNRVLFSILLKGNVLNYLFMRKEIDTTFELLIPMECSIDPNIHNLFHSHNAPNHSIIFNNLKHTSFKF